GTCGGGACGCTGGCAGGTGAGGGCTGGGACGGGGCCATGCCCTGCggttgctgctgcctgccctgctgtctCCTGTGCCCAGGGACAGCATCCTGACCCTGCCCTCTGTGACCTAGCTGGGCTCCCCGACATCGTCCTCTCTGCGCTGGTCCCTGAGCAGATCTGGGCCCTCACGCCCCAGGCCATCGCTGCTGTCCCGGCACCCAAGTTCGCAGTGAGTTCCTGGCATCGTCCACTGGCACACTTAGCTGGGGCACGCATGGGACTGTCCCCCTGCATGCAGGGGAAGGGGGATTCCTGGCTGGGCCAGGGTGGTGGGACACCCCCTAAGCCAGACACTGAGGCATGGGCGTGGGATGTGTCCTGGCTGCACTGAGGAGCTGGTGCAGGGCATCGCCATGGCTGGCTGCCCTCTCCCCGCAGGTGGTGTTTGGCCCAGCTCAGCTGCGCACCCTCTCCAGCACCCAGGCCGCGGCTGTCACCCTGGGGCAGCGCCAGTGGCTCAGCAGCGCCCAGCGCCAGGCCCTGGCCAGTGCTCAGCATgagggacaggctgcccaggacggCGAAggtgagagtggctgggtggCTTCTGTCCCCATGCAGCACCCCGCCTGCCTGCCGTGGGCAGGTCTGCCTGGTCGCCCCTTGTCCGTGCTCTGCACCACCAGGCTCAGCATGGGCACCCTGGGATGCTGGGAGGGCTCAGGTTGTGCAGGGGTTTGGCCCCAGAGCCTGCAGCGCTACCCCATGGGGACGCTGGCCTGGCTTCCTGCCCAGCTCATACTCCCTCTCGGCCGAGTCCCATCCCACCTCTGCCCGGagtcctccctgctgctgccccctgCCCTAAATCCGTGTCATGAACAGCAGCTCTGGGGGCAGCAGCAGAGGGTGCTGTCCCTGCCCAGAACTGTGCACATGGGGGGTTGTGTGCGCATTTGCGAGCTCTGTGAGGGCTCCTGGCACGTGAGCCCTTCCATGGAGTGCTGGTGCTGGCATGCTCAGCACTGACAGTGCTTTCTCTCCGGCAGGCAGGAGTGGAGCCAGGCCCCAGTCTGGCTTCAGCTTggttctcctcctctgcctgacCCGCTGCTTTCTGTGAGCATCCCAGTAATAAACTTGTGATGGGCATAAGCAACGAGCTCTGCTCCCTGGCTGCCTGCAGTGACACATGGCCCCAGAGCACCTTTCCCTGCCTGGCTTTGActgtcccagcagctcctgggcacCCTGCAGGAAgatgccccccagccccagctccttacCCACACACAGTCCCTTGTGGGCCCTCAGACcatggcagccccagcagcccctcaAGCCCTTTCCTCAGGGAAGCAGTGGCTCAGGGAAATCCCGGGGAGGGCTGCTCAGGGAAGGCACAGGAAACCCAGACCCGGGTGGGTGCCTCTCTGCAGGGACACAGGTCACTGGGGAGATCggtggggtggtgggtgctggggtaAGGAGGAGACTGAGCCACGGCTACAGCAGCGCATGTTTATGGGGTCTGGCCTGGCGCGTTGCAGGTAACAGGACACAGCGACATGCTGGGCACAGAGATTGTGTAAGCTATGGGGGGAGCTGGGTCCCGTGGGGCTGGCGCTACCTTGGTCCAGCTCAGTGCCGGAACTGTGGCACCGGGGAGGGGATACGGATGTCCTGCCCCTTCTCCAGCCGCCGCTCACAGTCAATCAGGTAATTCACACCATCTATCACCAGCTGCACCAGCTCCACCTGCACCAGAAGCACACACGTCCTGACTTGGGGGCTGTTCTGGGAGCCGTGCCAGCAAGGCACCTGGCTGGCCCCACTGCATGAAGGGAAGGCGCTGCCATTCCCAGCACCCATGTGCTGGTCCCAGCACACGGCCCCAGAGCTGTTTGGGTGTTGCAGGCCTGTCAGGCACATGCACTCCAGAACATCCCTCCCCAAAagcagctctgcccagcacccacctctgaCTTCCCCAGCCGGTCCAGGTTGGAGATGTCAAAGACGCTGCCAGTAGCCGCGGTGTCCACACCACCCGTCCCACGCTTCTGTAGCCGGAGGTTCTCCAGGATCTTAGGGAAGCGGCTGTCCTGGTGCCCAGAGAAGATGTCAGTGCTCAGTGGGACCATCGGCAAGGGAGCCAGAGCTCTGCTCCCAACTGTTCCCTGGGGCAGCCCTCCCGCTGCTCATGGGACTCCGTCAGCAGACTCATAATCCCCACAGGGAGCCCTGCCCTGAGCAGAACCAGGTTAACACCTGGGTCCCTGGCCCCTCCAGTTGTGGATGCAGGCGGAGGCTGGACCATACGCTTCCCAGGGGAACCTGAGCGAGGTCCAGGGCCAGGTGCCACGCAGTACTGCACCTCTCGCATGGCTGGGctccctgtgccctggcagccaaggctccccacagccctggccTGGGTCCCCACAAAACTGGCCATGGTAATACCTTGCTGAGCAGCGGCAGCTTGATGTGGACTCCTGCTCGCAGCCCAGTGCCCAGGTTGGAGGGGCAGGTCAGGATGTAACCCAGCCGCTCATTCCACATGAACTCCCAGCCTCGCTCCTGGATTAGCCGCTCCACCTGGGTTAGAGGCACAAGGAGCTGTTCAGCCCCCAGCCATGGGGTGCCCAGCTCTTGGCATGGCAGCACCACCCAGCCCTGGCCAAGCACAGAGGGCCAGCCCCGCAGTGGCCCTGCTTGCCCCTGTCCACCTATCTGCCTGTCCACGGGGCTGGCGCAGCAGGGGCTGGTGGACACTCACCTCCTTCAGGCCCCGACAGAAACGCTCGAAGACACGCTTCATGTTGCCACCCTTCTCCATGGAGATGATGCGTGTGTGGTCCTCCTCATTGATCCAGATCAGGAAGGTCTTCTCATTGTTGTGCCTAGGGACAGGGCAGTGTTGGGCTGCGCTGGTGGCCAGCAGAGGCCCtgtgcccacccagccacccATGCCAGCCCTGGCCATGCCCCTTCTGCCCCTGTGACCATGGGGCCAGTGCTGCCCCACGGCTCCAGTGCTCTGCCTGCGCCCATGGCTGGGAGTACATTGCCAAAGCACAGCCTGGCAGCAAGGCAGACAGCCAGGAGATGCACCTGGAGATGGGCCAGTGTTCATCCACATGAGCCGCTGCGGGCAACGGGTGCTGGCTCCAGTGCCGTGGGCACAGGCAAGcactgcaggaggagcagcacaGTGCCAGAGTGGTGGCAACCCTGCCTAGATTGGGGacagcagcacagctcctgcaccatgcaggcagcaggagggggctgTGAGGCATGGGGTGCATGTTGGGGTGCTAGGTTAGGGGTCTGCTGGAGCTGGGGACCAGGTGTGCTGTGGAGGTGTTTTCCATGAGGCTGCTACAAAGCTGCCGTGCCAGCGAGGGTGGTGTGGGCGAGTGAGTGCATGTGCCGGCTGTCACTCTGCAGGCACGTGGGATGCTGCGTGGGATGCTGCGTGGGATGCTGCATGCTCTGCAGAGATGCTGGGAGGGAGCAGTAAGATGCAGTCATGGCGGGGTGAGTCTGGGGGCACGTAGAGTGTGCAGAGAACTAGGAGGAGTGCTGGGGATTGCCTGGGGAGCAGAAGGCAGTTGCAGGTTTTTGGCAGCCTAGAGTGCAAGGTGCTGCAGGATGGTGAGAGCGGGCATGATCGACAGCAGGGGTGGGCGTCAAAGTCCCAGTTCTTAGGAGGACACTGTAGTTTGTGTATGGAGTGTCTGGCTGCTGACTGCAGTGCACAAGGGGGTCTCAGGTCAGGCCACAGAGCCCAGGATGAGCACAGCCCGGGGCGCTGGTGCCACATGTGCTGGTGTCTGTGGTGCAGTGAGCACGGGGGAATGcgggtggtggggctggggaagcCAAATGGAGAAGAAGCATCCCCTGCCTTTCTGCCCTCCTGACTCCCTGATGCCGGGGCAGATCCTCACCAGATCCCTCGGGCGTCGGGCCAGTCCCGGGCCATTCCTGCTGCCGTCAGGAGCGGGGACACCGGCTTGTCGAAGAGGAAGTGGTCCTGGAGGGAGGCAGAGTGTGTGGGCTCGCCAGGGCTGCATGGCTGGTGCCAGGGCACCCTGTCTCACTGGTCCCAGCTTGCCATGTAGGTGATGCACCACAGCTGTCCCAGGGAGGGCAAGCTCACTTGCCATCTCCACCTGTGTGCAGGAGTCCCTACCTTCCTGGCCAGGGAGGCAGAAGGCTGCTGGTGCACAGCCCACCCTGTACCAGGGGCTGGTGGGGCATGGGCCATGTCCTACAAGCCTGCCTTcccctgggcacaggcagggacATGGGGCAAGGGCCAGAGGGGGCTGTGAGCTGCTGGGGATGTGTTCAGCAAGCTCCATCCTCCCCTGGCTCGGGAGGGCTGAGCAGCACCGTGAGCACCCTCTGCACTGCAGCGTGGCCTCACTGGGGAAGGGGGTCCTGGTCCCACAAGGCGGCAGGGCTGGGAAAGGAGGATACAGCCTCCCGGAGAGGCAATGCCGGGGAAGGGGTTCCGCTCTGTGGGCACCCACGGTGGCTGGCCAGGAGCTGCACTGACTCACGTCAATAAGCTGCTGTTGCTCCTTCTCCGTCATCTCACTGAGGCGGTAGTACCGGCCTGCTAGATCTCCAGTGAGGCCATTCAGTGCCTCCACGGCCACCTTCTCCACCTCTCGCCGCTCAGCACGGGTGCAGGCTGGTGGCAGGCTCAGCCCGCGGATGCTGCGCCCAGTCCGGACCCGGGACGAGAGCACGTAGCGCTCATCAAAGTGGCCAAACTTTATCTGGAACAGACAGGAGCCATGGTGTGCTTATGGGTCGGCACTGGTGCTGGCAGGGGCCCTGTCCCCTGAGGCCTGGGGAAGGGGCCCCATGTGCAGCACCACTGCCTGGCTTGCACACCTTGGTGGCATCCAGGTCTGTGACATGCTTCATGGTGCGGGGATTGTATCCGTTGTGCCGCTCCTGAATCACAGGGTCAAACAGGTCAGCAAACACCTGGAAGCAAATGGTAAGATGTGCAGCACTGCAGACCCAGCGCCCAACAAAGCCCCTGCCACAAGCTTGGCACAGTCCTGCTGCCAGTGTGGGGGATGTggcagcaggggggctgcagaGTGTGGCTGGGGGCCACTGTGCATCCTCCAATGCAATAGCAATCCATGGGGCTGAGACTGCCTGGGCAAGTGGGGGGTTCaggggcaaggaggaggaggaggaggtgcaggGCTCTAGAACAGCTGCTCTGAAGGAGCCCTGTGTCCCACAGGGACATGCTGGGGCCAGCCAAGGGGCCTCTCCAgctgcccaggctgggcaggaggaggtggcCAGTAACATGCCAGGCTGCTGGATGTCCTGCAGGTACCAGCactcctctggctgctgcaggcACCCTGGAGAGCCTGGAGCATGGCAGGGCTCCGGCCACCACTCACCTCATAGGTTTCTTCATCTCCAGCTACCATGCCCACAGTTTTGATGAAGGGGTGGCCGGGGTTGTCGACACCCGTCTGGATGCACTGGTCCAAGGTCCAGCCATTTGGGGTTGCTTTGTCACAGAGCCTGGCATAGATGGCTGGTGTCAGGTTGCTGGCCATGCAGTTGTTGTGCTTCCGCAAGTCTGGGTACTCAGCGCTGTGGGAAGAGAGACCGATGAGTCCTTTGGGGACATGGACCCCAGCACTCGTGCCCTTGCCCCACAGAGACCCTCAGGACAGGCATGGGCAGGGAAGCTCTGGGGAGGGACGTCAAGCTGCTCTGCTTGTCCACACCAGCAAAGGCCAGCCAGGAGTGGGAAAGCAGTTATGGGCATCACACAGCGAGGGCAGAGAGCAGCCTGAGCTGAGGGCTGACATTGCCACAAGGACAAGAATGCATGACCAAATCTGGACTAGTTGTTAGGGTGCGGCTCCTTATCAGCCCCATACCGGGCAAGCGGCAGCAGCCACGTCAGCCCCAGTGCACAGGCAGCTGGTGGGAGCCTTTGCGCTGAGCTGCCAGAGCACCCGGGCCGCGGAGGGGGGGGCCTCGCTCCCCTtctccctggggctgccccgACACCAGCCCAAATGGAGGGTGGCTGCTCCCGCTGCCCCTTCTGCCCAGCACTCTGGGGTCTGCCTGTGCAGTGAGTGGGGGAAGCAGGGCATGCTGCCTGCGGGGGCCCTGGTGTGTCTGATCCCTGGGCCGCAGCCAGGCACCCTGACCCCTGTCCCTCCACCCCCTGGATGCCGCAAGGCAGGAGATCGGCTGACCCCGATCTGCAGCCGGTGGGAACCGCACTGCTCTGACGCAGTTTATTGTATTAGGGGGATGCTTTCCTCTAATCAGCTTAGTGGGAGGCCGTCCCCTGACCTCATTCCCACTTTAGTCAGGCTTTGTGCTTGTTCTGCACTCACACGGGAGACTGGCAGGGCAGGACCCCAACAATGCTCTCCTTGGACAAATCCctcctgctgggaggtggtgccTCCGGTTGCCTTAGTGGGACACGACTGGCCCTTATCAGCTCAGAacacctggctggtggctggagggggtcctgcagccctggggatgcCTGTCTCCCCTCCCTGGAGGGGTGCTGCCTTGGGGGTGGCACAACTTGCAGGGGAGGTCCATGTGGGAGCAGAGGTGCTGGGGTTAGTGCAGGTCCAGGTTGGTGGGAGCAACAGCCAGCCGCCATCACCAGCAGCAATTCCTGTCACCCTCCTGGTGCTCAGGTCCTGCTCCTGGGCTGAGCGTCCACACAGGGTGCTGGGTCCAGCTGTCAGCACCCGGCCCCCATACTGCAATGCAGAGTGCTGtcactgctgccacctcctcccctgTGTCTGCAGGCCAAGGAATGTGCGTTGGCCCTTCGCCTACAGCTTGGCTACTGCTTGTGGCTTCCTGTGCTTTGCAGAAATAAAGGGAGGTAGGGCTTACATTTTCTGCTCTGCGTAGGGGAGCACTGGCGGCTCTAGCCTGGACCGGTGCAAGGAGGCATTTGCTTCAGGCAGGAACTCTTCCC
This window of the Accipiter gentilis chromosome 10, bAccGen1.1, whole genome shotgun sequence genome carries:
- the CKMT1A gene encoding creatine kinase U-type, mitochondrial yields the protein MASTFARALSARRSAGLLAMVGAGSLAAGFLLARDTVSAGDRQRRRYPPSAEYPDLRKHNNCMASNLTPAIYARLCDKATPNGWTLDQCIQTGVDNPGHPFIKTVGMVAGDEETYEVFADLFDPVIQERHNGYNPRTMKHVTDLDATKIKFGHFDERYVLSSRVRTGRSIRGLSLPPACTRAERREVEKVAVEALNGLTGDLAGRYYRLSEMTEKEQQQLIDDHFLFDKPVSPLLTAAGMARDWPDARGIWHNNEKTFLIWINEEDHTRIISMEKGGNMKRVFERFCRGLKEVERLIQERGWEFMWNERLGYILTCPSNLGTGLRAGVHIKLPLLSKDSRFPKILENLRLQKRGTGGVDTAATGSVFDISNLDRLGKSEVELVQLVIDGVNYLIDCERRLEKGQDIRIPSPVPQFRH